From the genome of Blautia pseudococcoides, one region includes:
- a CDS encoding phosphate-starvation-inducible PsiE family protein translates to MKKKLNELIYTISRYTEIALSAIMLIVIIVLIIPMIYNFISIPLLSIKASQFNEFLGNILTLIIGVEFVKMLAKHTAENLLEVLMFAIARQMIVEHLDMIDTLIGIISIAIIFAVRKYLLLKSADNKEKIYDKL, encoded by the coding sequence ATGAAGAAAAAATTAAACGAATTGATTTACACAATTTCCCGCTATACTGAAATTGCTCTGTCCGCAATTATGCTGATCGTCATAATTGTCCTGATCATACCCATGATCTACAACTTCATCAGCATCCCCCTGCTCAGCATAAAGGCCAGTCAGTTCAATGAATTTCTGGGCAATATCCTGACTCTGATCATTGGAGTGGAGTTTGTAAAGATGCTTGCAAAACATACCGCTGAAAATCTGCTTGAGGTACTTATGTTTGCCATTGCCAGACAGATGATCGTGGAGCATCTTGATATGATCGACACCCTGATCGGAATTATATCTATAGCCATTATCTTTGCTGTCCGTAAATATCTGCTGCTCAAATCCGCGGATAACAAGGAAAAAATATACGATAAACTGTAG
- a CDS encoding alpha/beta hydrolase: MEIKSWTYEEYPGYTEQVPGAVMRKTTGDEVGVRYLHDVEYARIGDVPLHLQILLPFTRNEPDKIYPCMVFVQGSAWMEQDVWIQCPMLSGLAKKGYVIAVVQYRHSGIAPFPAQVQDARNAIRYMRSHALEYHVDPEAIVAGGDSSGGHTSMFCGIVRDGGELDDNLFPGVSAKVKGILNYYGSISMMYEDGYPTTVNHHLEDSPEGMLMGKVNLKAHPELCQKGSVECYITPELEMAPTMIVHGTKDRTVNTYQSVQLFEKMKACGKDVRLYLLEGADHGGAEFWTEEMCCLAHRFIQYCLEK; this comes from the coding sequence ATGGAAATCAAATCATGGACTTATGAGGAGTATCCCGGATATACAGAACAGGTGCCGGGTGCAGTGATGCGAAAGACAACGGGAGACGAGGTGGGGGTACGTTATCTGCATGATGTGGAATATGCCAGAATTGGCGATGTACCTCTGCACCTGCAGATCCTGCTGCCCTTTACCAGAAATGAGCCGGATAAAATATATCCGTGCATGGTATTTGTCCAGGGTTCTGCCTGGATGGAACAGGACGTGTGGATACAATGCCCCATGCTGTCCGGGCTGGCAAAGAAGGGGTATGTGATAGCTGTTGTACAGTACCGCCATTCCGGCATTGCCCCATTTCCGGCACAGGTTCAGGATGCAAGAAATGCCATACGGTATATGAGGAGCCATGCTTTGGAATATCATGTGGATCCGGAAGCGATCGTAGCCGGCGGGGATTCATCAGGGGGTCATACATCCATGTTCTGTGGAATTGTCAGGGACGGCGGGGAGCTGGATGACAACCTGTTTCCGGGAGTTTCTGCAAAGGTGAAAGGTATACTGAATTATTATGGTTCCATCAGTATGATGTATGAGGACGGGTATCCCACCACGGTAAACCATCATCTGGAGGACAGCCCGGAAGGAATGCTCATGGGAAAGGTAAATCTGAAGGCACACCCGGAACTCTGCCAAAAAGGCTCTGTGGAGTGTTATATTACGCCGGAGCTTGAAATGGCTCCCACTATGATCGTACATGGCACCAAGGACAGGACAGTTAATACCTATCAGAGCGTACAGCTTTTTGAGAAAATGAAAGCATGCGGCAAGGATGTCCGTTTATATCTGCTGGAGGGCGCAGACCATGGCGGCGCTGAGTTCTGGACAGAGGAGATGTGCTGTCTGGCCCATAGGTTTATACAATATTGCCTGGAAAAATAA
- a CDS encoding APC family permease, translating into MSNQNTNTLKRTFGMKEAVTITVGTVVGVGLFTTGANVVGGLGPAVILATFVAMLISIYPALLYAEMGAALPYAGGTYQYASLGIGKPMGMLAGWNFIISLVAVTSGEALAFSFYFKTFFSALGIELPVSDRVVATVVVIAFIITNVRGVEMTGRLQNGFMFFFWGVAVIWFLTMIPNVNMPNFVKLPDFIAQSTPLGFIASVSMIWWCFAGFETCCAMGEEIKYPQINIPRALFLAPFIVFAVNAAFQWFLVGIVPTEQIATLSTASAPFAEAMKTAGILGFPLILLAAGIAFGGDFSTLNASIAVPPRYLFTMARDGAMPKVFAKVHPKYKTPYISIIVLGLLSAFLIASNSMIYIASVSLFADLFYYVIGIAASFGLRKKHPDLKRPFKAPGIMIGAPVSVIIYLVMMTQLDREALVTGVIWCALGLIIYAVCRKRYQSDETKEVDRLIMEEEIPTPQERQKMDKEYKIWRTVVTCAVVIVVLAYVIPFIVV; encoded by the coding sequence GTGAGTAATCAGAATACAAATACATTGAAAAGAACCTTCGGGATGAAAGAAGCGGTCACGATCACAGTAGGGACCGTAGTTGGTGTAGGTCTGTTCACAACAGGTGCCAATGTGGTGGGCGGCCTGGGACCGGCGGTCATCCTGGCTACTTTTGTTGCTATGCTTATCAGTATTTATCCGGCGCTGCTGTATGCGGAGATGGGAGCTGCGCTCCCCTACGCTGGCGGCACATATCAGTACGCATCCCTGGGTATAGGAAAACCCATGGGAATGCTTGCCGGGTGGAATTTTATAATTTCCCTGGTAGCGGTTACCAGCGGGGAGGCACTGGCCTTTAGTTTTTACTTCAAAACTTTTTTCTCTGCACTGGGTATTGAGCTGCCTGTGAGCGACCGTGTGGTTGCCACAGTGGTGGTAATTGCGTTCATTATCACAAACGTCCGGGGTGTGGAGATGACCGGAAGGCTTCAGAACGGATTTATGTTCTTCTTCTGGGGCGTGGCGGTCATCTGGTTTTTGACCATGATCCCCAACGTGAATATGCCCAATTTTGTCAAACTCCCTGATTTTATTGCCCAGTCCACCCCGCTTGGTTTTATCGCATCCGTCAGTATGATATGGTGGTGTTTTGCTGGGTTTGAGACCTGCTGCGCCATGGGTGAGGAAATCAAATATCCGCAGATCAACATCCCCCGCGCACTGTTTCTCGCACCGTTTATTGTGTTTGCGGTGAATGCGGCATTCCAGTGGTTCCTGGTGGGAATTGTTCCCACAGAGCAGATAGCCACCTTGTCCACAGCCAGCGCACCTTTTGCGGAGGCTATGAAAACAGCGGGTATTCTTGGATTTCCATTGATCCTTCTGGCAGCGGGAATTGCTTTTGGCGGTGACTTCTCAACCTTGAATGCCAGTATTGCCGTGCCGCCCAGGTATCTTTTTACCATGGCACGTGACGGAGCTATGCCGAAGGTATTTGCAAAGGTTCATCCTAAATATAAGACGCCTTATATTTCCATCATTGTCCTTGGCCTGCTTTCCGCCTTTTTGATCGCGTCCAACTCTATGATCTACATCGCATCCGTGAGTCTGTTCGCAGATTTGTTTTACTATGTGATCGGCATTGCGGCCTCTTTCGGGCTTCGTAAGAAACACCCTGATTTAAAACGGCCTTTTAAGGCTCCGGGGATCATGATCGGAGCGCCGGTCAGTGTGATCATCTACCTTGTCATGATGACACAGCTTGACAGGGAGGCACTTGTGACAGGTGTTATCTGGTGTGCGCTGGGGCTGATCATATATGCTGTCTGCAGGAAACGTTACCAGAGTGATGAGACGAAGGAAGTGGACCGCCTGATCATGGAGGAAGAGATCCCCACACCTCAGGAGAGACAGAAGATGGATAAAGAATACAAAATTTGGAGAACCGTGGTGACGTGCGCTGTTGTCATTGTTGTTTTGGCGTATGTGATACCGTTTATTGTGGTGTAA
- a CDS encoding phenylacetate--CoA ligase family protein: MIWAKEETLSREEIKEIQTTRLRETVKRVYNTVEPYRKKMDEAGIKPENIRGLEDLHNLPFTTKQDMRDNYPFGLFAVPKKDLIRIHASSGTTGKPTVVGYTRKDLDIWSECVCRIACMGGAQPDEIAQICFGYGMFTGALGLHYGLERLGAAIVPSSTGNTEKQLMFMKDFGTTLLIATPSYALRIAEVAEQMDIHPQRDLDMRTALVGSELMTEAMRQEMYKAWGDHMNITQNYGMSELMGPGVSGECLELNGMHVNEDHFIPEIIDPRTGEVLPPGEKGELVITCISKEALPLIRYRTKDITRLMYEPCKCGRTTVRMENLLGRTDDMLKIRGVNVFPSQIEEVLLNIEECGPHYEIVVDRKNHSDTLEIRVEVLSDYMMDSYAALQELERKIKSKIRVVLGLDVKVSLVSPNSIQRFEGKAKRVIDLRKN, translated from the coding sequence ATGATTTGGGCAAAAGAAGAGACACTATCCCGGGAGGAGATCAAAGAGATTCAGACCACGCGCCTCAGAGAGACGGTGAAGCGTGTCTATAATACAGTGGAGCCTTACCGGAAAAAGATGGATGAGGCAGGCATCAAGCCGGAGAATATCAGAGGTCTGGAAGATTTACATAACCTGCCGTTTACCACAAAGCAGGACATGAGGGACAATTATCCCTTTGGGCTGTTCGCAGTACCGAAGAAAGATTTGATTCGTATCCACGCATCCAGCGGAACAACAGGTAAGCCCACAGTTGTAGGTTATACCAGAAAAGATTTGGATATCTGGTCAGAGTGTGTCTGCCGTATTGCATGTATGGGCGGGGCACAGCCTGACGAGATCGCGCAGATTTGTTTCGGGTACGGTATGTTTACCGGAGCGCTGGGCCTTCACTATGGTCTGGAAAGACTGGGGGCTGCCATTGTTCCTTCCTCTACCGGGAATACGGAAAAGCAGCTTATGTTTATGAAGGATTTTGGTACTACACTGCTCATCGCCACACCCTCCTACGCGTTGCGTATCGCGGAGGTGGCGGAGCAGATGGACATTCATCCCCAGCGTGATCTGGATATGAGGACTGCCCTGGTAGGAAGTGAACTGATGACAGAAGCCATGCGCCAGGAGATGTACAAAGCCTGGGGCGATCATATGAATATCACGCAGAATTATGGTATGAGTGAACTGATGGGACCGGGAGTCTCCGGAGAATGCCTGGAGCTGAACGGTATGCATGTCAATGAAGACCATTTTATACCTGAAATTATTGACCCCAGAACCGGTGAGGTCCTTCCGCCGGGAGAGAAGGGCGAGCTGGTCATCACCTGTATTTCCAAGGAGGCGCTGCCCCTGATCCGCTACCGTACCAAAGACATCACAAGGCTTATGTACGAACCCTGTAAGTGCGGCAGAACCACGGTGAGAATGGAGAACCTGCTGGGAAGAACAGATGATATGCTGAAGATCAGAGGTGTAAATGTGTTCCCAAGCCAGATTGAGGAGGTGCTTCTTAATATTGAGGAGTGCGGACCCCATTATGAAATCGTGGTGGACAGAAAGAATCACAGTGACACCCTGGAAATCCGTGTGGAAGTTCTTTCTGATTATATGATGGATTCCTATGCAGCCCTGCAGGAACTGGAAAGGAAAATCAAGTCCAAGATCCGTGTGGTTCTGGGACTGGACGTGAAGGTTTCCCTGGTATCTCCAAATTCCATCCAGCGTTTTGAAGGGAAAGCGAAACGAGTGATTGATTTAAGAAAGAATTAG
- a CDS encoding indolepyruvate oxidoreductase subunit beta, with translation MATRNIMIVGVGGQGTLLTSRILGGLAVEGGYDVKLSEVHGMAQRGGSVVTFVRYGEKVQEPIVEEGQADVLIAFERLEALRYRQFLKKDGVIIVNDQRIDPITVVTGVAEYPEGILDTLRQTHKVYAVDAMKVARELGNTKVFNVIVLGVAAQHMDYSGEEWLNVIEKTVPPKTVEINKKAFLTGYELK, from the coding sequence ATGGCAACAAGAAATATTATGATAGTGGGAGTCGGCGGTCAGGGAACACTTCTCACCAGCCGTATTTTAGGAGGACTCGCCGTGGAAGGCGGATACGATGTAAAGCTTTCCGAGGTGCATGGAATGGCACAGAGAGGCGGCAGTGTAGTTACTTTTGTCCGTTACGGAGAAAAAGTTCAGGAGCCCATTGTGGAGGAAGGTCAGGCAGATGTGCTCATTGCATTTGAACGCCTGGAAGCTCTGCGTTACCGTCAGTTTCTTAAAAAAGACGGTGTGATCATTGTAAATGACCAGAGAATTGATCCTATCACAGTTGTGACCGGAGTAGCGGAATACCCGGAAGGTATTCTGGATACGCTTCGCCAGACGCACAAGGTCTATGCAGTGGATGCTATGAAGGTGGCAAGGGAACTGGGCAATACAAAAGTATTTAATGTTATTGTGCTGGGGGTTGCTGCACAGCATATGGATTACTCCGGGGAAGAGTGGCTCAATGTGATTGAAAAGACCGTTCCGCCTAAGACTGTGGAAATAAATAAAAAAGCGTTCCTGACAGGATATGAATTAAAATAG
- a CDS encoding amino acid-binding protein, with amino-acid sequence MFIEQLSIFLENRPGKLKGIADALKENQINIISLGLSDTTDYGIARMIVSDSARAKQVLLEKGYTAVLTPVLVVELQQEVGALSRIMDTLSAKGLNLEYMYALVTGKEGGAMVVKTSDQARTYQTLKDAGMKMFSEEELNDLKK; translated from the coding sequence ATGTTTATTGAACAATTGTCCATATTTCTGGAGAACCGTCCGGGTAAACTGAAAGGGATCGCTGACGCGCTCAAGGAGAATCAGATCAATATTATTTCCCTGGGACTTTCCGATACCACGGACTATGGGATCGCCAGGATGATCGTGTCTGATTCCGCCAGGGCGAAACAGGTACTTCTGGAAAAGGGATACACAGCAGTACTGACTCCGGTGCTTGTAGTGGAACTGCAGCAGGAGGTGGGTGCACTGAGCCGGATCATGGATACATTAAGCGCAAAAGGACTGAATCTGGAATATATGTATGCACTGGTTACCGGCAAAGAGGGCGGCGCCATGGTGGTGAAAACTTCCGACCAGGCACGAACATATCAGACATTAAAGGATGCAGGTATGAAGATGTTCTCAGAAGAAGAACTAAATGATTTGAAAAAATAG
- a CDS encoding MerR family transcriptional regulator, protein MRIGKVSEKYHISVDNIYYYINYGLLVPPKPRGQYVFDEQTVRDLEWILGLKELDFSLREIHVILSLKRISGLADPQDMEELKEIFKGKRDFCRKEIGRKQQILEHLDSHIKAMEARESVPQHSTGVPLSALPLLRCPVCGGPLSLSEVEMDQRFIYKGNLSCACGYSAHISSGILMTPNKNENLQDTPDITRELYKDLPPALISTFQRSYNWMLKQIQETGLHKKVVAETYVNAWFFMHNHLEYLPTDSLYLVVDKYPETLLMYKHLIERQKPELDILYLADSSTRFPLKENCIDVHLDFFAANEHNFYHDTFLYERIAPYLTVQAELVGTYFYFENAPKSMRLLLSQYPECSSSNFQVDHFLSSLEKAGFCLKDSEDCGAVTDSGNNLGFGFHVKGEKMHLMPYHARK, encoded by the coding sequence GTGCGCATAGGAAAAGTATCAGAAAAATACCACATTTCCGTGGATAATATCTACTATTATATCAATTACGGTCTCTTGGTTCCGCCCAAACCCAGAGGACAATATGTGTTTGATGAACAGACTGTCAGGGATCTGGAATGGATCCTGGGCTTAAAAGAGCTGGATTTTTCTCTGCGGGAGATCCACGTTATCCTGTCCCTGAAACGCATCTCAGGATTAGCAGACCCGCAGGATATGGAAGAACTGAAAGAAATCTTCAAGGGAAAACGCGACTTCTGCAGGAAAGAAATCGGGCGCAAACAGCAGATACTGGAACATCTGGACTCACACATTAAAGCCATGGAAGCCCGTGAAAGTGTACCGCAGCACAGTACCGGTGTCCCTCTTTCGGCCCTGCCGCTTTTGCGCTGCCCTGTCTGTGGCGGCCCCCTGTCCCTGTCTGAGGTGGAAATGGACCAGCGCTTTATTTACAAAGGGAACTTATCCTGCGCCTGTGGTTACAGCGCCCATATCTCCTCAGGCATCCTCATGACGCCAAACAAAAATGAAAATCTGCAGGACACTCCGGATATCACCAGGGAACTTTACAAGGACCTTCCGCCTGCCCTGATCAGCACCTTCCAGCGCTCCTATAACTGGATGCTCAAACAGATCCAAGAGACCGGCCTGCACAAAAAAGTAGTTGCGGAGACATACGTCAATGCCTGGTTTTTTATGCACAACCACCTGGAATATCTGCCCACAGACAGCCTGTACCTAGTCGTTGACAAATACCCAGAAACACTTCTCATGTACAAACATCTGATCGAACGCCAGAAACCGGAACTGGACATCCTGTATCTGGCAGACTCCAGCACCCGTTTTCCGCTGAAAGAGAACTGCATAGATGTGCATCTTGACTTCTTTGCAGCAAATGAACATAATTTTTATCATGACACGTTCTTATATGAAAGGATCGCTCCCTATCTGACTGTACAGGCGGAATTAGTGGGCACCTATTTCTACTTTGAAAATGCCCCCAAATCCATGCGGCTCCTCCTAAGCCAGTACCCGGAGTGCAGCAGCAGCAACTTTCAGGTGGATCATTTCCTCTCCTCCCTGGAAAAAGCTGGTTTTTGTCTGAAGGATTCCGAGGACTGCGGAGCTGTGACGGATTCGGGGAACAACTTGGGATTTGGGTTTCATGTGAAAGGTGAGAAAATGCATCTGATGCCTTACCATGCCAGAAAATAA
- the hisD gene encoding histidinol dehydrogenase gives MKILKKAQERTEEDRKELSRMVQEIIDNVRTNGDGALREYSRKFDQCERTSLRVSKEEIREAYMQLSPQEVADLKAAASNIQAFAQAQRETVKPLENFSPMPGIFLGHRIIPVKSCCCYVPGGNYPLYSTALMLIIPARTAGVERVTACSPVMKGTGKINPKTLAAMDIAGVDEIYAVGGAQAIAAFSYGTEEIAPVDMIVGPGNRFVTEAKRQCYGQVGIDFVAGPSEVLVIADGSGTPGIVAADLLAQSEHDVNAKGMVVTTDEAFGKAVMEAVEKELEVLETADIAKKSWETYGEVVVVSDLEEAVNIVNAYAPEHLELNVENPDALIPGLCNYGSLFIGENTAEVFGDYASGTNHTLPTLKAARYTGGVWVGTFLKTCTQQSMTPEAMRNIAPLVSRLAEGEGLKGHKQAAHIRFSEAKQD, from the coding sequence ATGAAAATATTGAAAAAAGCCCAGGAGAGAACCGAGGAGGACAGAAAAGAACTGTCCCGTATGGTGCAGGAGATCATTGATAATGTTAGGACAAACGGAGATGGAGCGCTCAGGGAGTACAGCAGAAAATTTGACCAGTGTGAAAGAACTTCCCTGCGTGTTTCAAAGGAGGAGATCAGGGAGGCTTATATGCAGCTTTCCCCCCAGGAGGTTGCGGATCTAAAAGCAGCGGCATCCAACATACAGGCATTTGCCCAGGCACAGAGGGAGACTGTGAAGCCTCTTGAAAACTTCAGCCCCATGCCGGGGATTTTTCTGGGTCACAGAATCATTCCTGTAAAATCCTGCTGCTGTTACGTGCCGGGAGGAAATTACCCCCTGTATTCCACAGCCCTGATGCTGATCATTCCCGCCAGGACCGCAGGAGTGGAGCGTGTGACAGCGTGTTCCCCTGTAATGAAGGGAACGGGAAAAATCAACCCTAAGACACTGGCGGCTATGGACATTGCAGGAGTGGATGAAATTTACGCGGTGGGCGGGGCACAGGCTATCGCGGCATTTTCCTACGGGACAGAGGAGATCGCGCCGGTGGATATGATCGTAGGGCCGGGCAACCGTTTTGTGACGGAGGCCAAGAGACAGTGTTACGGCCAGGTGGGAATTGACTTTGTAGCCGGTCCGAGCGAGGTGCTGGTAATTGCCGACGGCAGCGGCACACCGGGAATCGTGGCAGCGGACCTGCTGGCACAGTCTGAACATGATGTCAATGCAAAAGGCATGGTAGTCACTACAGACGAGGCATTTGGCAAGGCAGTGATGGAGGCAGTGGAAAAGGAACTGGAAGTGCTGGAGACCGCAGATATTGCGAAAAAATCATGGGAGACATACGGTGAGGTGGTTGTGGTGTCTGACCTGGAGGAGGCAGTGAATATAGTAAATGCGTATGCGCCGGAACATTTGGAGCTGAATGTGGAAAACCCTGATGCCTTGATTCCCGGACTTTGTAATTATGGCTCCCTGTTTATAGGGGAGAATACGGCAGAGGTGTTCGGGGACTATGCATCCGGCACCAACCATACGCTGCCCACGCTGAAAGCGGCCCGTTATACAGGGGGCGTATGGGTGGGAACCTTTTTGAAAACCTGTACGCAGCAGAGTATGACGCCTGAGGCTATGAGAAATATTGCACCCCTGGTTTCCAGGCTGGCTGAAGGTGAGGGACTGAAAGGCCACAAACAGGCTGCCCATATCCGATTTTCAGAGGCAAAGCAGGACTAA
- a CDS encoding MFS transporter: MSKKISIFEKVLYGSGDIGLNAMYTLFSSYVLYFYTDVIGMNAAIIGSVILASKIFDGISDLIAGQWIDTHKGKGGHCIPILMKWSIPLVVTSVLVFLVPDTSIAVRVLFAFVTYNLFNTVMYTFVGLAHNTLASYATDDSVARSQMLCYKMLFAAATQMVMANAILPLVELFGGQKSQGAWVKASLVFSLAGLVFLYLNAFFVKERVDNEAQPENILQSVKVAFRNKYWLMTVVIQICCSLQLMFNLSISVYYLQNVVGNLALMGTYVTLSNLPGVIVMIVLPSFLHKMSKRNLALMGTVLCLGAQIVFCAAPNDNIGILLGTALTRGIGFAFIMGLVNAMTGDTIEYGEWKTGVRVQGVLFSAKSVSEKLAQGILTSAFGFFLTAIGYNGLADVQAASAISGIDTFFRFVPLGVYIILIVILIFYRLDREFPSIQKELESRKASKTQ, from the coding sequence ATGTCTAAAAAGATTAGTATATTTGAAAAAGTGCTGTACGGCTCCGGTGATATCGGACTGAACGCCATGTATACCTTGTTCAGTTCCTATGTTCTTTATTTTTACACAGATGTGATTGGCATGAATGCGGCGATCATTGGGTCCGTTATTCTGGCTTCCAAGATTTTTGACGGGATTTCAGACCTGATCGCAGGGCAGTGGATTGACACGCATAAAGGAAAAGGAGGACACTGTATTCCAATCCTGATGAAATGGAGTATTCCCCTTGTGGTCACCAGCGTGCTGGTTTTCCTGGTTCCGGATACCAGTATTGCGGTGCGGGTATTGTTTGCGTTTGTCACCTATAACCTGTTTAACACGGTTATGTATACCTTTGTGGGACTGGCCCACAATACGCTGGCATCCTATGCCACTGATGATTCGGTAGCCCGTTCTCAGATGCTTTGCTATAAGATGCTGTTTGCCGCAGCAACACAGATGGTCATGGCAAATGCCATTCTGCCGCTGGTGGAACTGTTCGGAGGTCAGAAATCCCAAGGGGCCTGGGTAAAAGCCAGCCTGGTATTCAGTCTGGCAGGCCTTGTTTTTCTGTATTTGAATGCATTCTTTGTAAAAGAGCGGGTTGACAATGAAGCCCAGCCGGAAAATATCCTTCAGAGCGTAAAAGTAGCGTTCCGCAATAAATACTGGTTAATGACAGTCGTGATACAGATTTGCTGTTCTCTTCAGCTTATGTTCAATTTATCTATTTCTGTTTATTACCTTCAGAATGTAGTGGGGAACCTGGCACTGATGGGAACCTATGTCACCTTATCCAATCTGCCAGGTGTTATTGTCATGATCGTGCTTCCAAGTTTTCTTCATAAAATGTCAAAACGAAACCTGGCGCTTATGGGGACGGTGCTGTGTCTGGGGGCTCAGATCGTATTCTGTGCCGCGCCGAATGATAATATAGGTATTCTTCTCGGAACCGCACTTACCCGGGGGATCGGGTTCGCATTTATTATGGGACTGGTCAACGCAATGACAGGGGACACCATAGAGTATGGAGAATGGAAAACGGGTGTGCGCGTACAGGGAGTGCTGTTTTCCGCAAAGTCTGTTTCTGAAAAACTGGCGCAGGGAATACTGACCTCTGCATTCGGTTTTTTCCTGACAGCCATTGGTTATAACGGACTGGCAGATGTGCAGGCGGCCTCCGCGATCAGCGGGATTGATACTTTTTTCCGTTTTGTTCCTCTTGGGGTTTATATCATATTGATCGTTATTTTGATCTTCTACAGGCTGGACAGGGAGTTTCCTTCCATCCAGAAAGAACTGGAGAGCCGGAAAGCTTCCAAAACACAGTGA
- the iorA gene encoding indolepyruvate ferredoxin oxidoreductase subunit alpha encodes MGEKKIMLGNEAIARGAWEAGVKVSAAYPGTPSTEISENIVKYKEIYAEWAPNEKVATEVAIGASISGVRAMASMKHVGLNVAADPLYTAAYTGVTGGLVLVVADDPGMYSSQNEQDTRAVARAAQVPVLEPSDSQEAKDFVKTAYDLSEKYDTPVFVRTTTRLAHSQGIVELEDRVEREDTPYERKFQKYVMMPGNAIKRHPVVEERMIKLAEDANSLEINRAEYHDTSIGFITSGIPYNYVKEAMPNASVLKLGMVHPLPRKLIEEFASKVDKLYIFEELEPVFEEQIKSWGIACSGKDVFTLQGEYSANMIRRKVLGEEIEAAAPAQVPARPPILCPGCPHRSVYSVLKKMKIHAAGDIGCYTLGAVAPLSVVDTTICMGASISSLHGMEKARGKEYVKDWVAVIGDSTFMHTGVNSLMNMVYNQATGTVIILDNSTTGMTGHQDHAATGKTLKGQVVPAIDIYKLCKAIGIEHVNVVNAFDIKTLEKTIKEEVARDAVSVIIAQAPCVLLKTNVFKTKCRPVSEKCKKCGLCLRPGCPALTKNEDGTISIDDTMCNGCGLCKQLCPADAIEEVEV; translated from the coding sequence GTGGGCGAAAAGAAAATCATGCTTGGCAATGAAGCCATTGCAAGAGGTGCCTGGGAAGCAGGGGTAAAGGTTTCCGCAGCATATCCCGGAACACCCAGTACAGAGATCAGTGAGAACATAGTAAAATATAAGGAAATTTATGCAGAGTGGGCCCCAAATGAGAAAGTGGCAACAGAGGTAGCCATCGGTGCCTCCATCAGCGGTGTGCGGGCCATGGCATCTATGAAGCATGTAGGGCTGAATGTGGCAGCAGATCCGCTCTATACAGCAGCCTACACCGGTGTGACTGGAGGTTTGGTTCTGGTGGTGGCAGATGACCCCGGAATGTACAGCTCACAGAACGAGCAGGATACCAGAGCGGTGGCAAGGGCGGCACAGGTTCCGGTATTGGAGCCGTCAGATTCCCAGGAAGCGAAAGATTTTGTGAAGACTGCTTATGACCTCAGTGAAAAATATGATACCCCGGTATTTGTGAGAACAACCACACGTCTGGCTCATTCCCAGGGAATTGTAGAGCTGGAAGACAGAGTGGAGAGAGAGGACACTCCTTATGAGCGCAAGTTTCAGAAGTACGTTATGATGCCGGGCAATGCCATCAAGCGTCATCCGGTAGTGGAAGAGAGAATGATAAAGCTGGCTGAGGATGCCAACAGCCTGGAGATCAACAGGGCAGAGTATCATGATACTTCGATTGGTTTTATTACCAGCGGTATTCCATATAATTATGTGAAGGAAGCCATGCCAAACGCAAGTGTACTGAAATTAGGTATGGTACATCCGCTGCCGAGAAAGCTTATAGAGGAGTTTGCGTCTAAGGTTGATAAGCTTTACATATTTGAGGAACTGGAGCCTGTATTTGAGGAGCAGATCAAATCCTGGGGTATTGCTTGTTCAGGAAAAGATGTATTTACCTTGCAGGGGGAATACAGTGCCAACATGATACGCAGAAAAGTGTTAGGAGAGGAAATCGAGGCAGCGGCACCGGCACAGGTACCCGCCCGTCCACCCATCCTCTGTCCAGGATGTCCTCACAGAAGCGTATATTCTGTGCTGAAAAAAATGAAGATCCACGCAGCAGGCGATATTGGGTGCTATACCCTGGGAGCGGTTGCTCCGCTGAGTGTTGTGGATACCACAATCTGTATGGGAGCATCTATCAGTTCCCTCCACGGAATGGAGAAGGCCAGAGGAAAAGAATATGTCAAAGACTGGGTGGCTGTTATCGGTGATTCCACATTTATGCACACAGGTGTGAATTCCCTTATGAACATGGTTTACAACCAGGCTACAGGAACGGTCATCATTCTGGATAACTCCACAACAGGTATGACCGGTCATCAGGACCATGCCGCAACAGGTAAAACCCTGAAAGGCCAGGTGGTGCCTGCCATAGATATCTACAAACTCTGCAAGGCGATTGGTATTGAGCATGTCAATGTGGTGAATGCATTTGATATTAAAACACTGGAAAAGACGATCAAGGAGGAAGTGGCAAGAGACGCTGTCTCTGTGATCATCGCCCAGGCACCTTGTGTACTTTTAAAAACAAATGTGTTTAAAACAAAGTGCAGACCGGTTTCAGAGAAATGTAAAAAGTGCGGACTTTGTTTAAGACCGGGATGTCCGGCCCTCACCAAGAATGAAGATGGAACGATTTCCATTGATGATACCATGTGCAATGGCTGCGGACTTTGCAAACAGCTCTGTCCCGCTGATGCAATAGAGGAGGTAGAAGTGTAA